In Rheinheimera sp. MM224, one DNA window encodes the following:
- a CDS encoding alpha-E domain-containing protein, with product MLLKSLDHIFWLGRYLERLDDTARLINATSHLLIDSHKDSQFSWPLLLDVLGQNGAELLSQLPPSDLTVEQQVMGFLITDADSEVSIRSACSALKQNARTVRQLIPRDMWEELNSLDLFLQEHCQQLQGRQHRYRLMTEVSRRCQMVVGVLDGTMLRSDAFDLFNIGRHVERADMTTRIMDVMVLQQLQPTDIKRPRFRWTSILNALGGVESYHYYLAHQNTEVDAVDYLLTYADFPRSIAYCLHRVAASAKALPHSAAILQRVWQLQDLLKTQNLSELTTGQLHQLIDQFQTGIIELHQVISTPKLEFSTDLSQQMSA from the coding sequence ATGTTATTAAAATCTTTGGATCATATATTCTGGTTAGGCCGTTATCTGGAGCGTCTGGATGACACGGCCCGCTTAATTAATGCCACCAGCCATTTGCTGATCGACAGTCACAAAGACAGCCAGTTCAGCTGGCCCTTATTACTGGATGTATTAGGGCAGAATGGCGCTGAACTCTTAAGTCAGTTACCACCAAGCGATTTGACGGTCGAACAGCAAGTGATGGGCTTTTTAATTACAGACGCCGACAGTGAAGTCTCTATCCGTTCGGCTTGCAGCGCACTGAAACAAAATGCCAGAACAGTACGACAACTGATCCCCCGTGATATGTGGGAAGAGCTGAATTCACTGGATTTGTTTTTACAAGAGCATTGCCAGCAGTTACAAGGCCGTCAGCACAGATACCGTTTAATGACGGAGGTCAGCCGCCGTTGTCAGATGGTGGTGGGGGTGCTGGACGGCACTATGCTTCGCAGCGACGCTTTTGATTTGTTTAATATTGGCCGGCATGTAGAGCGGGCTGATATGACGACCCGTATTATGGATGTGATGGTATTGCAGCAGCTGCAGCCGACGGATATTAAAAGACCACGTTTTCGCTGGACTTCTATTCTGAATGCTTTGGGTGGGGTAGAGTCGTACCACTATTATCTGGCGCACCAAAACACCGAAGTGGATGCGGTGGATTATTTGCTGACCTACGCTGACTTTCCACGCTCCATTGCGTATTGTTTGCATAGAGTGGCTGCGTCAGCCAAAGCTTTGCCTCATAGTGCTGCTATATTGCAACGGGTCTGGCAGTTGCAGGACTTGTTAAAAACACAAAACTTATCAGAATTGACCACAGGTCAGCTGCATCAGCTGATTGACCAATTTCAAACAGGGATTATTGAATTGCATCAGGTGATTAGCACGCCAAAACTTGAATTCTCCACAGATCTCAGCCAACAAATGTCGGCCTGA
- a CDS encoding circularly permuted type 2 ATP-grasp protein: MGAKSFGHYQQISQCFDELVQADGQIRPPAAAIARFIDRHGSAELIQRQEQLNQTISAMGVCFTLYSDGNNIDRCWPLDVMPRTIPSSEWQKTSGGLKQRLAALNLFIDDLYHDQRILKDGIVPADLVLDSRNYLAPCKGISPRYGVWANICGTDLVRDGSGKFLVLEDNLRVPSGVSYMLENRTVMKRVFPELFADSFIYPVDDYPHQLWRMLASLSPRPGDVPCIVLLTPGVYNSAYFEHSFLAQQMGVELAENTDLLVQDDIVYLKTLHGLQRVDVIYRRVDDIFIDPQAFRPDSVLGIPGLIKAWAKGNVSIANAPGSGVADDKVIYAYVPEIINYYLGEQPLIDNVPTYLCLDPKQREYVLANLDQLVVKPANESGGYGILIGPRSTKEEQQQMAEAIKANPRNFIAQPTLALSTAPTLCDGVLEPRHLDLRPFILQGRDLYCTTGGLSRVALKKGSLVVNSSQGGGSKDTWIINDEV; encoded by the coding sequence ATGGGTGCAAAAAGTTTTGGGCACTATCAGCAAATCAGCCAGTGTTTTGATGAGCTGGTGCAGGCGGATGGACAAATACGACCACCAGCTGCGGCTATAGCACGTTTTATTGATCGACACGGCTCTGCTGAGCTCATTCAAAGACAAGAGCAGTTAAATCAAACGATTAGCGCTATGGGCGTTTGTTTTACCTTGTATTCAGACGGCAATAATATCGACCGCTGCTGGCCTTTGGATGTGATGCCACGCACCATCCCAAGCTCAGAATGGCAAAAAACCAGTGGTGGTCTGAAACAACGTTTAGCTGCTTTAAACCTGTTTATTGACGACTTGTACCACGATCAGCGCATCCTTAAAGACGGCATAGTACCGGCTGATTTAGTGCTGGACTCCCGCAACTACCTTGCACCATGTAAGGGCATTTCGCCCCGTTATGGGGTGTGGGCCAATATCTGTGGGACTGATTTGGTGCGTGATGGCTCTGGTAAGTTTTTAGTGCTTGAAGATAACTTGCGGGTACCGTCTGGCGTGTCTTATATGCTGGAAAACCGTACTGTGATGAAACGGGTTTTTCCGGAATTATTTGCTGATTCTTTTATCTACCCTGTAGACGACTACCCGCATCAACTCTGGCGTATGTTGGCCTCTTTATCGCCTCGTCCCGGTGATGTGCCTTGCATAGTGTTGCTGACCCCTGGTGTCTACAACTCGGCTTATTTTGAACACAGCTTTTTGGCCCAACAAATGGGCGTAGAACTAGCCGAAAATACCGATTTACTGGTGCAGGACGACATTGTTTATTTAAAAACTCTGCATGGCCTGCAACGCGTGGATGTGATTTACCGCAGGGTGGACGATATTTTTATCGACCCACAAGCTTTCCGGCCCGATTCAGTCTTAGGTATTCCGGGTTTGATCAAAGCATGGGCCAAAGGCAATGTGTCTATTGCTAACGCACCAGGCTCTGGTGTGGCCGACGATAAAGTGATTTACGCCTATGTGCCTGAAATCATAAATTATTATTTGGGCGAACAGCCGCTTATCGATAACGTTCCTACCTATTTGTGTTTGGACCCAAAACAGCGTGAGTATGTGTTGGCTAATCTGGATCAACTGGTGGTGAAACCTGCCAACGAATCCGGTGGCTACGGCATTTTGATCGGCCCACGCTCCACCAAAGAAGAGCAACAACAAATGGCGGAAGCTATTAAAGCCAATCCGCGTAATTTTATTGCCCAGCCGACTCTGGCGTTATCGACAGCTCCTACTTTATGTGATGGTGTGCTGGAACCACGGCATTTAGATTTACGGCCCTTTATTTTGCAGGGCAGAGATTTGTACTGCACCACAGGCGGTTTAAGCCGGGTTGCGCTGAAAAAAGGCTCTTTGGTGGTCAATTCGTCGCAAGGCGGCGGTAGCAAAGACACCTGGATCATCAACGATGAGGTCTGA
- a CDS encoding transglutaminase family protein: MKYQIRHLTRYCYQHPVANSYNLACLQPRQLPTQELCSFNLEVLPTASSVYARTDTFGNTQHFIHLQPPHQQLAVTAYSVVEVLPRQQSLALDLTQPWPQVAAFFRQQQGYSPDQLKALLCTGPSRMIPVLDETKALIQSIADPTLTVLQLAQQLTDLIFHQFEYDPEFSSVVTPVSEVLLHKKGVCQDFAQLAVSCLRALGIPSRYVSGYLETSPPEGQPRLIGADASHAWFAVYDPELGWVDFDPTNNLMPAERHITLAYGRDYADVVPLKGLLQGHGVHQLEVEVDVVPI; the protein is encoded by the coding sequence ATGAAGTACCAGATCCGCCACCTGACCCGTTATTGTTACCAGCATCCTGTGGCCAACAGTTACAATCTGGCTTGTTTGCAGCCACGGCAATTACCGACACAAGAGCTGTGCAGTTTCAACTTAGAGGTGTTACCCACTGCTTCTTCTGTTTATGCCAGAACAGATACCTTTGGTAATACCCAGCATTTTATTCACTTGCAGCCACCACACCAGCAACTGGCTGTGACTGCTTACTCTGTTGTTGAAGTTTTGCCACGCCAGCAAAGTCTGGCTTTGGATTTAACTCAGCCCTGGCCACAAGTCGCGGCTTTTTTCCGCCAGCAACAAGGTTATTCACCCGATCAACTTAAAGCACTGTTGTGCACAGGCCCAAGCCGGATGATCCCCGTGCTTGATGAAACAAAGGCATTGATCCAGAGCATAGCTGACCCGACTTTGACCGTATTACAGCTGGCGCAACAACTGACAGATCTGATTTTTCACCAGTTTGAATACGACCCTGAATTTAGCTCAGTGGTCACTCCTGTGTCCGAAGTGCTGTTGCATAAAAAAGGCGTCTGTCAGGACTTTGCTCAGCTCGCCGTCAGCTGTTTACGCGCTTTAGGTATTCCCAGTCGTTATGTCAGTGGTTATCTGGAAACCTCACCACCAGAAGGCCAGCCACGTTTAATAGGAGCTGATGCATCCCATGCCTGGTTTGCTGTGTACGATCCGGAACTGGGTTGGGTCGATTTTGACCCCACTAATAACCTGATGCCGGCAGAACGTCATATCACCTTAGCTTATGGCCGCGACTATGCCGATGTAGTGCCACTGAAAGGCTTGCTGCAGGGACATGGCGTGCATCAGTTAGAAGTGGAAGTGGATGTAGTGCCGATTTGA
- a CDS encoding circularly permuted type 2 ATP-grasp protein, producing MMTVESQELSEQLRWTDLPQWQQLQLWWQQQSQQHLVQLHTDLQHQLRENGATFDPWLEQQRQLDLMPWLVSDTQWQELQAGVKQRQLLLSLVLQDLYGPQLLIQQGLLPAELIFQNKNYLLPCHQLVPTHQQWLSLLAVDIGRDATGQFCVYADQSQMPAGLGFVLEHRLAFNHCIGELNHSIGKSQLAGFFRKLQLVFAQGTGHTAEGRRPLCGLLTHGKRDAAYFEHAFLANYLDIALMHSADLMFKDGALWLKTVTGLQQVDSLMRYLPDARCDALELDPDSTGTAGLLQSIRQQQLFCANPPGAALVDSGVLLPFLPALCRTLLNEELQLPTTAAFWCGKPEQLQLVLSDAINYRFRRIDTAQSWLWTELDPLQQQDLQQQLATCPELFIAIRLLPLCSVPCWNATQGQHQQYGVLRLFGLLSEQHSPAVMPGALARISPDAQSLQHQYSMGFVAKDVWVLADQDHAVSLLQNTQKRILLSRHSGLLPSRVADHLFWLGRYNERLNLVCRALRYTVPLLTSAGVTSFQVTAGQQSDSRALVRFCLQANGTLPDSVALSSLQQTSALQQALSELFSLQHPAGLAQVLKNLLFNAQSVREYFSEDTWYVLDKLQLALTQWPNPLNWQQPQQMVRLLDEVILLQTAIYGLNNETMSRTQTLRFMDLGQHMERALQSVTLLQEVFVFDQGRNCSASLMESVLRMTDTLMTYRRRYKTELHPLAVIDLLLLDDSTPRSVGYQCARLASQIQQLPKPGAAVVLSREQKLAVELVSLLQLAEPEQLFDDQLQATPELSRLLQQLHAVLRQLSDSITLSYFSHAEAGKSWQSF from the coding sequence ATGATGACTGTGGAAAGTCAGGAGTTGAGTGAGCAACTAAGATGGACTGATTTGCCGCAGTGGCAGCAGTTGCAGCTCTGGTGGCAGCAGCAAAGTCAGCAGCATCTGGTGCAGCTGCATACTGATTTGCAACATCAGCTGCGGGAAAACGGTGCTACTTTTGATCCCTGGCTGGAGCAACAACGTCAGCTGGATTTAATGCCATGGCTGGTTAGTGATACCCAGTGGCAAGAGTTGCAGGCCGGTGTAAAGCAGCGCCAATTGCTGCTCTCTCTGGTATTGCAGGATTTGTACGGCCCTCAGCTTCTGATCCAGCAGGGGCTATTGCCTGCAGAACTTATTTTCCAGAACAAAAACTATCTGTTGCCTTGCCATCAGTTGGTACCCACTCACCAGCAATGGCTGAGTTTGCTGGCGGTCGATATAGGCCGTGATGCCACAGGCCAGTTTTGTGTCTATGCCGATCAAAGCCAGATGCCGGCGGGGCTGGGTTTTGTGTTAGAACACAGGCTGGCGTTTAACCACTGTATTGGTGAGCTGAATCACAGTATTGGCAAAAGCCAGCTGGCCGGGTTTTTCCGTAAATTGCAGTTGGTGTTTGCGCAGGGCACCGGCCATACCGCCGAAGGGCGACGACCACTTTGTGGTTTGTTAACCCACGGCAAACGTGACGCCGCTTATTTTGAACATGCATTTTTAGCCAATTATTTAGATATAGCCTTGATGCACAGCGCCGATCTGATGTTTAAAGATGGTGCTTTGTGGCTAAAAACTGTCACAGGTTTACAGCAGGTCGACAGCTTGATGCGCTATTTACCAGATGCCCGTTGTGATGCACTGGAGCTGGATCCGGACTCCACAGGTACTGCTGGTTTATTGCAAAGCATTCGTCAGCAGCAGCTATTTTGCGCCAATCCGCCAGGAGCTGCCTTAGTGGACTCCGGTGTGTTATTGCCCTTTTTACCTGCGCTTTGTCGAACGCTGTTAAATGAAGAATTGCAATTGCCCACTACTGCCGCTTTTTGGTGTGGCAAGCCTGAGCAGTTGCAACTGGTGTTATCTGATGCAATAAATTACAGATTCCGCAGAATTGATACAGCCCAAAGCTGGCTTTGGACTGAACTGGACCCGCTGCAACAACAAGATTTACAGCAGCAATTGGCGACTTGTCCTGAGCTTTTTATTGCTATCCGCTTGCTGCCATTGTGTTCTGTACCCTGCTGGAACGCGACTCAAGGTCAGCATCAGCAGTATGGCGTGTTGCGTTTATTTGGTTTGTTGTCCGAGCAGCATAGTCCGGCTGTGATGCCTGGCGCTTTGGCTCGTATCAGCCCTGATGCGCAAAGCCTGCAGCATCAGTACAGTATGGGGTTTGTTGCCAAAGATGTCTGGGTGCTGGCCGATCAGGACCATGCGGTTAGCCTGCTGCAAAATACCCAAAAACGCATTTTGTTATCCCGTCATAGTGGCTTGCTGCCAAGCCGTGTCGCCGACCATTTATTCTGGCTGGGCCGTTATAACGAGCGATTAAATTTAGTCTGCCGGGCTTTACGTTACACAGTGCCGCTCTTAACAAGCGCAGGGGTAACCAGCTTTCAGGTCACAGCTGGGCAACAAAGTGATAGCAGAGCTTTAGTTCGGTTTTGCTTGCAGGCCAATGGCACTTTGCCAGACAGCGTAGCTTTGAGTTCATTACAGCAGACCAGCGCCTTGCAGCAGGCCTTAAGTGAACTCTTTTCGCTACAGCATCCGGCCGGTTTGGCGCAGGTGCTGAAAAACTTACTCTTTAATGCGCAGTCGGTGCGGGAATACTTCAGCGAAGACACCTGGTATGTGCTGGATAAATTACAGCTGGCGCTGACGCAATGGCCAAACCCACTGAACTGGCAGCAGCCGCAACAAATGGTGCGTTTGCTGGATGAGGTCATATTATTGCAGACCGCTATTTATGGTCTGAATAACGAAACCATGAGCCGTACCCAAACCCTGAGGTTTATGGATTTAGGCCAACATATGGAAAGGGCATTGCAAAGTGTCACTCTGCTGCAGGAAGTGTTTGTATTTGATCAGGGCCGCAACTGCAGTGCTTCGTTGATGGAGTCTGTGCTGCGTATGACGGATACCTTAATGACCTACAGGCGCCGTTATAAAACCGAGTTGCACCCGCTGGCGGTGATTGATTTGCTGCTACTGGATGACAGCACGCCACGTTCTGTGGGTTATCAGTGCGCCCGTCTTGCCAGTCAAATTCAGCAACTGCCTAAACCTGGTGCTGCTGTGGTACTGAGTCGTGAGCAAAAACTGGCAGTAGAGCTGGTGTCTTTATTGCAACTGGCCGAACCAGAACAACTCTTTGATGATCAGTTACAGGCGACACCAGAGCTGAGTCGTTTATTACAGCAGTTGCATGCCGTGCTTAGGCAACTGTCCGACAGCATTACTCTATCGTATTTCAGCCATGCGGAAGCAGGCAAATCCTGGCAGAGTTTTTAA
- a CDS encoding SDR family NAD(P)-dependent oxidoreductase, giving the protein MTKIALVTGASRGLGRNTALNIARRGADVIITYQSREQEAQAVVTEIRAMGRKAVALQLDTAAVAGFASFAARLRTLLADIWQRDTFDHLVNNAGHGDYALIEHTTEAQFDQLVNVHFKGVFFLTQRLLPLLADGGRIVNLSTGLTRISAPGWAAYAAVKAAVEMLTVYMAKEFGPRGIAVNTVAPGAIETDFFGGAVRDTPDFNKFFADMTALGRVGVADDIGPMVASLLSEDHRWVNAQRIEVSGGQGI; this is encoded by the coding sequence ATGACTAAAATCGCTTTAGTAACAGGAGCCAGCCGTGGGCTTGGCCGTAATACCGCACTGAATATTGCCCGTCGTGGCGCAGATGTCATCATTACTTATCAGAGTCGCGAGCAAGAGGCGCAAGCTGTAGTGACAGAAATCCGTGCTATGGGCCGTAAAGCTGTAGCTTTGCAGCTGGATACAGCTGCTGTGGCAGGTTTTGCCAGCTTTGCTGCGCGGCTGCGCACTTTGTTGGCTGACATCTGGCAACGCGATACCTTTGATCATTTGGTGAATAATGCCGGTCATGGTGACTATGCACTCATTGAGCACACCACAGAGGCTCAATTTGACCAATTGGTGAATGTGCATTTTAAAGGTGTGTTTTTCCTGACGCAGAGGTTGTTGCCTTTGCTGGCAGACGGAGGGCGTATTGTGAATTTATCTACTGGATTAACGCGGATATCAGCGCCTGGCTGGGCGGCTTATGCTGCGGTCAAAGCTGCAGTGGAAATGCTGACCGTTTATATGGCAAAAGAGTTTGGTCCACGTGGTATAGCAGTCAATACAGTAGCGCCAGGTGCGATAGAAACTGACTTCTTTGGCGGCGCAGTGCGTGATACCCCTGACTTTAACAAGTTCTTTGCCGATATGACGGCTTTAGGCCGGGTCGGAGTTGCTGATGATATAGGCCCTATGGTGGCCAGTTTATTGTCGGAAGACCATCGGTGGGTCAATGCTCAACGTATTGAAGTATCAGGTGGGCAGGGGATTTAA
- a CDS encoding alkaline phosphatase D family protein produces the protein MWAGPLLRRLTPGRICLWLATSEQVELKLQLQPEQGEAVQFDAKQLQPWVQQIQLAGKLYLYFLDLELSEALPTERWISYDLQLKTSTGDWQDWRQWADDLVYPGRDLPGFILKPKVHSVLHGSCRKPHFTSGDALVRADQQLKDTAPDQWPSLLMLSGDQVYTDDVAAPTLYAIHQLIAKLDFADEKLPCSTLSSAHELHSKTPYYYQREQLLPNTKAGYQVLKQLFQGAKKPVFTTDSAHNHLISMAEIFSMYLLVWSPAPWQGLDLQMPEGLLKSFSPERQKRCVIYSNNLTEFKAGLGQVRRLMAHMPVAMMFDDHDITDDWNLTAEWEKTAYEHPFSRRIIGNALMGYLLFQGFGNAPEKVQKLIPLCQQALSQPGTETHDECINHLLKFSEWHYSWPTQPPLLVLDTRTQRWRSELAMEKPSGLMDWESITELQQQLLGHAAVLLVSPAPVFGVKLIETIQRIFTSFGKPLMVDAENWMTHPGSAYALLNLFRHPKTPRNFVILSGDVHYSFVFQIKLRHKQQSPSIWQITSSGLKNEFPHRLLALLDTANRWLYASRSPLNWFTKRRRMIITHHRPIGETKGRRLVNAAGIGLLELTPEGVPCKIVQLCADGDTVSFELEKGDDELTQDYSL, from the coding sequence GTGTGGGCAGGTCCGCTGCTGCGCCGTCTGACACCAGGCAGGATATGCCTTTGGTTAGCCACTTCAGAACAAGTAGAACTGAAACTTCAGCTCCAACCTGAACAAGGCGAAGCAGTGCAGTTTGACGCAAAACAGCTGCAACCCTGGGTGCAACAAATTCAGCTTGCAGGCAAATTGTATCTGTATTTTCTGGATCTGGAACTGAGTGAGGCGCTGCCAACTGAACGCTGGATTAGTTATGATCTGCAGTTAAAAACCAGCACAGGCGACTGGCAAGACTGGCGGCAGTGGGCGGACGATTTAGTTTATCCAGGCCGGGATTTACCGGGTTTTATTCTCAAACCCAAAGTGCATTCGGTATTGCATGGCTCTTGCCGCAAACCGCATTTTACTTCGGGTGATGCGTTAGTCCGTGCCGATCAGCAGCTAAAAGACACAGCACCGGATCAATGGCCATCCTTACTGATGTTAAGTGGTGATCAGGTCTACACAGACGACGTAGCAGCCCCTACGCTTTATGCCATTCATCAGCTGATTGCTAAACTGGATTTTGCTGACGAAAAGTTACCTTGTTCAACCTTAAGCTCTGCCCATGAGCTGCATAGCAAAACGCCCTATTATTACCAGCGTGAACAATTACTGCCGAACACAAAGGCTGGCTATCAGGTGCTAAAGCAGCTATTTCAGGGCGCAAAAAAACCGGTATTTACCACAGACAGCGCCCACAACCACTTGATCTCTATGGCTGAAATATTTTCAATGTACCTGCTGGTCTGGTCGCCTGCGCCATGGCAGGGCCTGGACTTGCAGATGCCGGAGGGGCTACTGAAAAGTTTCAGCCCGGAGCGCCAGAAGCGCTGTGTCATCTACAGCAACAACCTGACAGAGTTTAAAGCAGGTTTAGGCCAGGTCAGACGTTTGATGGCCCACATGCCAGTCGCGATGATGTTTGATGATCACGATATTACCGACGATTGGAATTTAACCGCAGAGTGGGAAAAAACCGCCTACGAGCACCCGTTTTCCCGCCGTATTATTGGCAATGCGCTGATGGGCTATTTGCTGTTTCAGGGCTTTGGTAATGCGCCGGAAAAAGTGCAAAAGCTGATACCTTTATGCCAACAGGCCCTGAGTCAACCCGGCACTGAAACTCATGACGAATGTATCAATCACCTGCTCAAATTCTCTGAATGGCATTACAGCTGGCCTACCCAACCGCCCTTGTTAGTGCTGGATACCCGCACCCAACGTTGGCGCTCAGAGCTTGCGATGGAAAAACCTTCGGGATTGATGGACTGGGAATCTATTACTGAATTGCAGCAACAACTGCTGGGCCATGCAGCTGTATTGCTGGTCTCCCCTGCTCCTGTGTTTGGCGTCAAACTGATTGAAACTATTCAGCGTATTTTTACCAGTTTTGGTAAACCTCTGATGGTGGACGCTGAAAACTGGATGACACATCCGGGTTCAGCTTATGCGCTGCTGAATTTATTCCGTCATCCAAAAACACCCCGCAACTTTGTCATTTTATCCGGTGATGTGCATTACAGCTTTGTATTTCAGATAAAGCTACGACACAAACAACAAAGCCCATCTATTTGGCAAATCACCAGCAGTGGCCTGAAAAATGAGTTTCCTCACCGCCTTCTGGCCTTACTGGACACAGCTAACCGTTGGCTCTACGCCTCCCGCTCGCCGCTGAACTGGTTTACCAAAAGACGCCGTATGATCATCACCCATCACAGGCCTATAGGTGAAACCAAAGGTCGCCGTCTGGTCAATGCTGCTGGTATAGGCTTATTGGAGCTGACGCCTGAAGGAGTGCCTTGCAAAATAGTACAACTTTGCGCCGACGGCGACACAGTCAGTTTTGAGCTGGAAAAAGGCGATGACGAACTGACGCAGGATTATAGTTTGTAG
- a CDS encoding AraC family transcriptional regulator — MKDMLLNTVRRYVEAYANPNGLAQTPITGLTTIRSNTPSGLEYAISRPLVCLVLQGKKQVVMGSEVFDFSTGDSLLISADVPTISQITEASLDAPYISLVLDLDLSVIAELTEHMAQPKQSSQVPVQVQPTDQQVADAALRLMNLLDRPESVPVLHKQLVREMHYWLLAGRHGAAIQRLGYQDSHIRQIAKAVAVLRADFRQPLQMEQLAAIAGMSPSSFYQHFRTVTSLSPLQFQKQLRLIEARRLMRAEGLKAGSAAFAVGYESVPQFTREYSRMFGLTPQKDTAQGRTSTVQIGTTSTSTSN, encoded by the coding sequence ATGAAAGATATGCTATTAAACACTGTGCGCCGTTATGTCGAGGCTTATGCCAACCCAAATGGTCTTGCACAAACGCCCATTACCGGCCTGACAACTATCCGTTCGAATACCCCAAGCGGGCTCGAATATGCTATATCGCGCCCGCTGGTTTGTCTGGTGTTGCAGGGCAAAAAACAAGTGGTAATGGGTTCAGAGGTGTTTGACTTTAGTACCGGTGATTCTTTGTTGATCAGTGCCGATGTGCCAACCATCAGTCAAATTACAGAGGCAAGCCTGGACGCCCCCTACATCTCACTAGTGCTGGATTTGGATCTGAGTGTGATTGCTGAGCTGACGGAACACATGGCGCAGCCCAAACAAAGCTCGCAGGTTCCGGTGCAGGTTCAACCTACAGACCAACAAGTGGCCGACGCAGCACTTCGCCTGATGAACTTGTTAGACAGACCAGAATCAGTGCCTGTGCTGCACAAACAACTGGTGCGGGAGATGCACTACTGGTTGTTAGCTGGACGCCATGGCGCTGCCATTCAGCGACTTGGTTATCAGGACAGCCATATCCGACAAATAGCCAAAGCAGTGGCCGTACTCAGAGCAGATTTTCGTCAGCCACTGCAGATGGAGCAACTGGCTGCCATTGCAGGAATGAGCCCTTCCTCCTTTTATCAACACTTTCGCACTGTGACTTCGTTGTCACCGCTGCAATTTCAGAAACAATTACGGCTGATAGAAGCACGGCGTTTAATGCGTGCTGAAGGCTTAAAAGCTGGCAGCGCAGCTTTTGCAGTAGGCTACGAAAGCGTGCCGCAATTTACCCGTGAATACAGCAGGATGTTTGGTTTGACTCCGCAAAAAGATACAGCACAAGGCAGAACCAGCACAGTTCAAATCGGCACTACATCCACTTCCACTTCTAACTGA